From Woronichinia naegeliana WA131, the proteins below share one genomic window:
- the csaB gene encoding polysaccharide pyruvyl transferase CsaB produces the protein MRAVICGYYGQGNAGDEALLVSLLQMLPPQVEAIALSANPQETQKHYGVKSCPNRSWSEIFQVLRQADVFIWGGGSLMQDVTSLGSPLYYGGLMLLAQLLGLKTVAWAQGIGPLNHPLTRWLTRTVLRRCSAVSVRDQASQDLLKTWQVSALLAPDPVWLLQGQLPQNLVTLAPPRVAVNLRRHPQLTPARLELLTQALIDFQQITQANLLLIPFQTSQDLAIADAIAARLTGNYQILQRDDPRELKAIFREVSLTIGMRLHSLIMAASEGSRCFALSYDPKVSRLMAEVNLRGWELEHLPQDVDQISQAWQDCYTNSQPLSSEQRHALKEQTRQHQALLKQVFEGLDDRL, from the coding sequence ATGCGGGCAGTTATCTGTGGTTACTATGGTCAGGGTAATGCTGGTGATGAAGCTCTGTTGGTTTCATTGCTGCAAATGTTACCCCCCCAGGTTGAAGCGATCGCCCTTTCAGCCAATCCCCAGGAAACCCAAAAACATTATGGCGTGAAGAGTTGCCCCAACCGTTCCTGGTCAGAAATTTTTCAAGTTCTGCGTCAAGCCGATGTCTTTATCTGGGGGGGCGGTAGTTTAATGCAGGATGTCACCAGTTTAGGCAGTCCGCTCTACTATGGTGGCTTGATGTTACTCGCTCAATTATTGGGTTTAAAAACCGTTGCCTGGGCCCAGGGGATTGGCCCCCTCAATCATCCTCTCACCCGTTGGTTAACCCGAACCGTTTTAAGGCGTTGCAGTGCGGTTAGCGTCAGGGATCAAGCTTCTCAAGATTTGTTAAAGACCTGGCAAGTATCGGCCCTATTGGCTCCTGATCCCGTTTGGTTATTACAAGGACAATTGCCTCAAAACTTAGTCACACTTGCTCCGCCGAGAGTAGCAGTGAATTTGCGTCGTCATCCCCAATTAACACCGGCACGTTTAGAACTTTTGACCCAAGCTCTAATTGATTTTCAACAGATAACCCAGGCGAATTTGCTCTTGATTCCTTTTCAGACTTCTCAAGATTTAGCCATTGCAGACGCGATCGCTGCCCGACTGACGGGAAATTATCAAATCCTGCAACGGGACGATCCCAGAGAATTAAAAGCCATTTTCCGAGAAGTGAGTTTAACCATTGGGATGCGGTTACATAGCCTGATTATGGCTGCCTCTGAAGGTAGTCGTTGTTTTGCCCTTAGTTATGATCCCAAGGTGAGTCGCTTAATGGCAGAGGTCAATCTTCGTGGTTGGGAATTAGAGCATTTACCCCAGGATGTCGATCAAATTAGTCAAGCCTGGCAAGATTGTTATACGAATAGTCAACCTCTTAGCTCGGAACAACGTCACGCTCTGAAGGAGCAAACCCGACAACATCAAGCACTACTCAAACAGGTTTTTGAGGGCTTGGATGATCGGCTCTAA
- a CDS encoding peptidylprolyl isomerase, whose amino-acid sequence MQGVLKIGERVIQDNEFYPLLAQYQLLPRLAREMIVDEAIADIDCTPEEQEQSLAHFYQQYQITNEEQLQAWLTQAGMTQEQLNKFVTREIKLEKFKQNKWTHQLESYFLECKGQLDRVVYSLIRTKEAGIAQELYFRIQEGESQLADLAREFSEGGEAQTGGLIGPVELNVPHPRIVQLLTTLPAGQLSPPTMIGEWWIILRLEKYLASQLDDTLRQRLRNDLFQKWLSNQLQQRVSY is encoded by the coding sequence ATGCAAGGCGTATTAAAAATTGGGGAACGTGTTATCCAAGATAACGAATTTTATCCTCTTCTCGCTCAGTATCAACTCTTGCCCCGATTAGCGAGGGAAATGATTGTGGATGAGGCGATCGCTGATATTGACTGTACACCGGAGGAACAGGAACAATCCCTAGCTCATTTTTATCAACAATATCAAATTACGAATGAGGAACAACTGCAAGCCTGGCTCACCCAAGCCGGAATGACCCAGGAGCAGCTCAACAAGTTTGTCACTAGGGAAATCAAGCTAGAAAAATTTAAACAAAATAAATGGACTCACCAGTTAGAATCCTACTTTCTAGAATGTAAAGGCCAACTGGATCGGGTCGTTTATTCCCTTATTCGTACCAAAGAAGCCGGAATTGCCCAGGAACTCTATTTTCGGATTCAGGAAGGGGAAAGTCAATTGGCCGATCTAGCGCGGGAATTTTCGGAAGGGGGAGAAGCTCAAACCGGAGGACTGATCGGCCCGGTGGAATTAAATGTACCTCATCCTCGCATTGTGCAATTATTAACAACACTTCCCGCTGGTCAACTCTCACCTCCGACCATGATTGGGGAATGGTGGATCATTTTACGGCTAGAAAAATATTTAGCGAGTCAGTTAGACGATACCCTGCGCCAACGGTTACGCAATGACCTCTTTCAAAAATGGTTGAGTAATCAGTTACAACAACGGGTCAGTTATTAA
- a CDS encoding NUDIX hydrolase translates to MIEHQVQKWQILDSTLVLDNPWCRVKQDRVLLPNGTIIEDYFVNLRPEIVLVFPLTVNQDVIFVRQYRHGVEEILLELPAGSFEPQTETSIAAAQRELREETGYVASELIPLAQIYDNPVKDKTRLHLFLAPNVEPTGQQEWDITEAIEVVLIPLPEVKTKILTGEIQVAGSIAALFLGLEKLAQPPFNKLL, encoded by the coding sequence ATGATCGAGCATCAAGTACAAAAATGGCAAATTTTGGACTCTACCCTTGTTTTAGATAATCCCTGGTGTCGGGTCAAACAGGATCGAGTTTTGTTACCGAATGGGACGATTATTGAAGATTATTTTGTTAATTTACGTCCTGAGATTGTTCTGGTTTTTCCCCTTACGGTTAATCAAGATGTGATCTTTGTCCGTCAATATCGTCATGGTGTGGAAGAGATTTTACTAGAATTACCGGCTGGTAGTTTTGAGCCTCAAACAGAAACCAGTATAGCTGCTGCCCAACGCGAATTGAGAGAGGAAACGGGTTATGTAGCTTCAGAACTAATTCCCTTAGCCCAGATTTACGATAATCCGGTTAAAGATAAAACCCGACTCCATCTTTTTCTCGCTCCTAATGTGGAGCCAACGGGCCAGCAGGAATGGGATATTACCGAGGCGATCGAGGTTGTCTTAATTCCCTTACCAGAGGTAAAAACTAAAATTCTCACAGGAGAAATTCAGGTAGCAGGAAGCATTGCAGCTTTATTTTTAGGATTAGAAAAATTAGCCCAACCACCTTTTAATAAGCTTTTGTGA
- a CDS encoding glycogen debranching protein, with protein MPIIWVNEQLDPSGIVYSCIACLDERAAQDCHQSWLNNLTEDQKNQGWTAHLRKVDSWDEVPVNALKLSY; from the coding sequence ATGCCAATAATTTGGGTAAATGAGCAACTTGACCCCAGTGGAATTGTCTATTCCTGTATTGCTTGTCTAGATGAAAGAGCGGCCCAGGATTGTCATCAATCTTGGCTTAATAATTTAACCGAGGATCAGAAAAATCAAGGTTGGACAGCCCATCTAAGAAAAGTTGACTCATGGGATGAAGTTCCTGTCAATGCCTTGAAACTAAGTTACTAA
- a CDS encoding AbrB/MazE/SpoVT family DNA-binding domain-containing protein has product MDIQLKKWGNSLGLRIPHQLTKNFGWDENSTLEIEEMQDALIIRKKTNSVTLEQLLASIPPDFTYPDDVQNFTHSAAIGQEIL; this is encoded by the coding sequence ATGGATATTCAACTCAAAAAATGGGGCAATAGCTTGGGCTTACGCATCCCCCATCAACTGACTAAAAATTTTGGCTGGGATGAAAACTCTACCCTGGAAATAGAAGAAATGCAAGATGCTCTAATCATCCGTAAAAAAACAAACTCTGTGACCCTAGAACAACTTCTCGCCAGTATTCCTCCCGATTTTACCTATCCTGATGACGTACAAAACTTCACCCATAGTGCGGCGATCGGACAGGAAATTTTGTAA
- a CDS encoding type II toxin-antitoxin system PemK/MazF family toxin, which produces MQPQRGEIIRINLNPTQGREQTGEARPCLVLSRTQFNQTRGGIVIVSPITHTLKPEIKTLIPIPEGFKISGSVIAEQIRTLDLNQRWWISTGENLPQSFVDQVVATLQIIIGQNSD; this is translated from the coding sequence ATGCAACCCCAACGCGGCGAAATTATCCGCATAAACCTCAACCCAACCCAAGGACGAGAACAAACAGGAGAAGCTCGCCCCTGCCTTGTGCTTAGTCGTACCCAATTTAATCAAACAAGAGGAGGAATTGTCATTGTTTCCCCAATTACCCACACCCTAAAACCGGAGATAAAGACCCTAATTCCCATTCCTGAAGGCTTTAAAATTAGTGGCTCCGTCATTGCCGAACAAATTCGTACCCTCGACTTAAATCAACGGTGGTGGATAAGTACAGGAGAAAATTTACCTCAATCTTTTGTTGATCAAGTTGTCGCTACTCTTCAAATTATCATCGGTCAAAACTCTGATTAA
- a CDS encoding IS4 family transposase: protein MARQHPRRKGNPDLRRKTNQPGVEIPEITKELFELLEPTMFTPLKYLQGTHEKMMRDRVLNLPVMVALVLSIVYRQIAGISEAVRLLEEEGLLWVASLKVSKQAVSKRMMNVPAEIFAILLKGVLEKAAEKGKKLQVGEKWEKIREKFSAVWIADGSTLEQIRKNMKISKEEKSKLGGKIMMVVEAFTQRPVTLWYTENDKSNDKIWCEELAAKLPENGLILVDMGFFSFVWFDLLTEAKKFFLTRFRAGTSYKTKQVLSQGSHYRDEIIIMGNYRSNPCKHPVRLVSVLWGTIWYQYLTNVLSPEQLSAEEVCDLYRRRWTIEEAFLLTKRLLGLAYLWVGNKNGVQIQIICTLIFYTVLNQLVGEVAIALNQPKEKISVEMVFRSLYYVAKAIARGEKPDTVTYLAERAKLFGLVKAERKRHREKAALNQQIWEPIPLS from the coding sequence ATGGCAAGACAACATCCTCGGAGAAAAGGAAACCCAGACTTACGTCGTAAGACAAATCAGCCAGGGGTAGAAATCCCTGAAATAACAAAAGAGTTGTTTGAATTACTAGAACCCACAATGTTTACACCATTAAAATATTTACAGGGAACTCATGAGAAAATGATGAGAGATAGGGTATTAAATTTACCAGTAATGGTGGCATTAGTGTTAAGTATAGTGTATCGTCAAATAGCGGGTATAAGTGAAGCGGTAAGACTGTTAGAGGAAGAGGGATTGCTATGGGTAGCATCATTAAAAGTAAGCAAACAGGCAGTATCAAAAAGAATGATGAATGTGCCAGCCGAAATATTTGCAATATTACTAAAAGGAGTGTTAGAAAAAGCAGCCGAAAAAGGGAAGAAGCTCCAAGTAGGAGAAAAATGGGAAAAAATAAGAGAAAAGTTTAGTGCAGTGTGGATAGCAGATGGCTCAACGCTAGAGCAGATAAGGAAAAATATGAAAATAAGTAAAGAAGAAAAGAGTAAATTGGGGGGTAAAATAATGATGGTAGTGGAAGCCTTTACCCAAAGACCCGTTACTTTATGGTACACAGAAAATGATAAATCAAATGATAAAATATGGTGTGAAGAATTGGCAGCTAAATTACCAGAAAATGGTTTAATTCTTGTAGATATGGGATTTTTTAGCTTTGTGTGGTTTGATTTGTTAACAGAAGCTAAAAAGTTTTTTCTAACCAGATTTAGAGCGGGTACATCTTACAAAACCAAACAAGTATTGTCTCAAGGTAGTCATTACAGAGATGAGATTATCATTATGGGAAATTACCGTTCTAATCCTTGCAAGCATCCGGTGAGATTAGTCTCAGTATTATGGGGAACAATCTGGTATCAGTATTTAACAAATGTGTTGTCTCCCGAACAACTGTCCGCCGAAGAGGTCTGTGATTTATATCGAAGACGATGGACAATCGAAGAAGCCTTTTTATTAACGAAAAGACTTTTAGGACTAGCCTATTTATGGGTAGGGAATAAGAATGGTGTCCAAATCCAGATTATTTGCACTTTGATTTTCTATACGGTCTTAAATCAATTGGTAGGGGAAGTGGCGATTGCTCTAAATCAACCGAAAGAAAAAATCTCAGTAGAGATGGTGTTTCGGAGTCTATACTATGTAGCGAAGGCTATTGCTAGAGGAGAAAAGCCTGATACAGTAACCTATCTGGCTGAACGTGCTAAGTTATTTGGTTTGGTCAAAGCTGAGAGAAAGCGACATCGAGAAAAGGCCGCTCTCAATCAACAAATTTGGGAACCCATTCCTTTAAGTTGA
- a CDS encoding glutathione S-transferase family protein translates to MTTSPLSWTELEALADRPVDRINGLTNAQAQLRLFGHAEADVRVILYRDHHAWCPYCQKVWLWLEEKQIPYRIAKVTMFCYGEKESWYQRKVPSGMLPALELDGRIITESDDILLALEREFQPLVWSMEDATVIPLRRLERLLFRAWYSWLCYPRRSPRDDQFHQEKFTSVVAQVEAALAATPGPYFLSEFSTVDVIFTPYVERMNASLFYYKGYSLREENPRLSAWFDAMESRPTYRGTQSDFSTHVHDLPPQMGGCYDNENPQRLINQSKVDNGPWFGLPDVTYPEPENSRQEALQRVIKHRRNLIRVNPAEDSLFEEALRCALTHLITGEVCLPPPGSDSALRYLRDRICVPRDMSIYAAKRLRESLEFTAALVGNEPGAPILLKHRRDQDPANFAKV, encoded by the coding sequence ATGACAACCTCTCCTCTCAGTTGGACTGAACTAGAAGCTCTCGCCGACCGGCCCGTTGATCGCATTAATGGACTCACCAATGCCCAAGCCCAGTTACGTTTATTTGGTCATGCGGAAGCAGACGTGCGGGTTATACTCTATCGAGATCACCATGCCTGGTGTCCCTATTGCCAAAAAGTCTGGCTCTGGTTAGAAGAAAAACAAATTCCTTACCGAATCGCCAAAGTAACCATGTTTTGTTACGGCGAAAAGGAGAGTTGGTATCAGCGAAAAGTCCCGTCTGGAATGCTACCAGCCCTTGAATTAGATGGACGAATTATTACCGAAAGCGATGATATTTTATTGGCTCTAGAACGAGAATTCCAGCCCTTGGTTTGGAGTATGGAAGACGCGACCGTGATTCCTCTACGACGACTAGAGCGGCTATTATTTCGCGCCTGGTATTCTTGGCTTTGTTATCCTCGGCGATCGCCCCGCGATGATCAATTCCATCAGGAAAAATTTACCAGTGTCGTGGCTCAAGTAGAAGCGGCCTTAGCCGCCACCCCCGGCCCCTACTTTTTATCAGAGTTCAGCACCGTTGATGTGATCTTCACTCCCTACGTCGAACGGATGAATGCTAGTCTTTTTTACTATAAAGGCTATTCTTTACGGGAAGAAAATCCCCGTCTATCGGCCTGGTTTGACGCAATGGAAAGCCGTCCGACCTATCGCGGCACTCAGAGTGATTTTTCTACCCATGTCCATGATTTACCGCCTCAAATGGGTGGCTGTTACGACAATGAAAACCCCCAGCGTTTAATTAATCAAAGCAAAGTGGATAATGGCCCTTGGTTTGGACTACCTGATGTCACCTATCCCGAACCTGAAAATTCCCGTCAGGAAGCTTTGCAACGAGTGATTAAACACCGTCGGAATCTGATTCGCGTTAACCCTGCCGAAGATAGCCTTTTTGAGGAAGCGTTGCGCTGTGCTTTAACCCATTTGATCACTGGAGAAGTTTGTTTACCGCCCCCTGGCTCTGATTCCGCCCTTCGTTATTTACGCGATCGCATTTGTGTCCCTAGGGATATGTCGATTTATGCAGCAAAACGATTGAGAGAATCCCTGGAATTTACCGCCGCTTTGGTCGGCAATGAGCCAGGTGCTCCGATTCTCTTAAAACATCGACGGGATCAAGATCCAGCCAATTTTGCCAAAGTTTAG
- a CDS encoding Uma2 family endonuclease → MILTTQDIPITTLDRFLQQPETKPANEFIDGYIYQKPMPQGQHSRLQLRLCNAVNIVAEEAQIALAFPELRCTFGSRSIVPDVAVFRWERLPINVEGEIENVFLICPDWVIEILSPDQAPMRVISNILHCLKQGTEIGWLLFPKERSLLLFQRDRQPIEITINSSGDEILLVPEFLESQLKLTANQIFNWLS, encoded by the coding sequence ATGATCCTTACGACCCAAGATATTCCGATAACTACGCTTGATCGTTTTTTGCAGCAGCCAGAAACGAAACCTGCTAATGAATTTATTGATGGTTATATTTATCAGAAACCTATGCCCCAGGGTCAACATTCACGACTGCAGTTGAGGCTCTGTAATGCGGTAAATATTGTGGCGGAAGAGGCTCAGATTGCGTTGGCTTTTCCCGAATTACGCTGTACTTTTGGAAGTCGCTCAATTGTGCCGGATGTGGCGGTGTTTCGATGGGAGAGATTACCAATTAATGTAGAAGGTGAAATTGAGAACGTATTTCTGATCTGTCCAGATTGGGTGATTGAAATTTTGTCGCCTGACCAAGCACCGATGCGGGTGATCAGTAATATTTTGCATTGTCTCAAGCAGGGGACAGAAATAGGATGGTTGCTATTTCCGAAGGAGCGATCGCTATTATTGTTTCAGCGCGATCGCCAACCGATAGAGATAACGATTAACAGTAGTGGTGATGAAATTTTGCTTGTACCTGAGTTTTTAGAAAGTCAGCTTAAGTTAACCGCAAATCAGATTTTTAATTGGCTAAGTTAA
- a CDS encoding dynamin family protein: protein MNEGVALLRDHDRLLVENQSDHRLDAEIQAINENLRLVNESLKRVKLGELTMTIVAPTSAGKSTVINAIAGQDLLPSRNDAMTVLPTEIVFSHEVTCPKLILDKALMTLLREAWRHLHEKLQRIGLDEAIKLATKNDFPRENAIKEILNSSSVSFQSEVVESNGIQVELTKINDLLRLCGIFGISTEFLSSLSQIPRIEVPFPSLLSPLKDSGLGTLVLVDTPGPSEDKSLDLVNVVKDRLKASSLVLVVVDYTKIGQTDPAKVKKLVDEIAVVKGRDRIYIIVNKIDARDPNNPEDLTTQQILNLVKTKYEIDDPQNRVFEMSAIKGFLATNFQREKEIYQSTELRNSKSFEVLGQKYYNDSWEDRKEDISLSEMDKVANKYWQKSGFADFMEKAITPLVPSMITIKSTLNENNDRFTSFSSCLKKYKEILERDIQRLEIEINQLEIEIIAINSHITNIFELKKHQILSLRELNVILEKESHKLHTEISSLAYILIAKATQIANNLKNWSTANGIATFSLMPVGILTESMVIDHHNKELDKELSVFQTNYSAITECYCNQLTNNLLNMVKQIIERINNNYSGQDELVLSDVQKRFHNHKIVRCDVASDTYGKNIISYEKLTSRLKLNQVRLYGSGIGTKFAYVNNLLSDCNNTLEIFQQIGQDAISTIERSLTKDIDTFTQQRVSLFQEYEMSLQSTIQTNKKIQNDYTITVSQYKRLLDKIANLEIDLKYQQEYIKQH, encoded by the coding sequence ATGAATGAGGGTGTTGCGCTACTGAGGGATCATGATCGGTTGTTGGTTGAAAATCAGAGTGATCATCGGTTGGATGCTGAAATTCAGGCTATTAACGAAAATCTAAGGCTCGTCAATGAGAGTCTGAAAAGGGTAAAGCTCGGCGAATTGACGATGACGATTGTTGCGCCAACTAGTGCGGGTAAATCTACGGTTATTAATGCGATCGCTGGTCAGGATTTACTGCCTAGTCGTAATGATGCGATGACGGTTTTACCCACTGAGATTGTTTTTTCCCATGAGGTAACTTGTCCTAAGCTGATTCTGGATAAGGCTTTGATGACGCTTTTGCGAGAGGCTTGGCGACACTTACATGAAAAATTGCAACGGATTGGTTTAGATGAAGCTATTAAACTGGCTACTAAAAATGATTTTCCCCGCGAGAATGCAATTAAAGAAATTTTGAACAGTAGTTCTGTTTCTTTTCAATCTGAAGTAGTGGAATCAAATGGTATTCAAGTTGAATTAACCAAGATTAATGATCTTCTACGGTTGTGCGGTATTTTTGGTATATCTACAGAATTTTTGTCTTCTTTGTCTCAAATTCCGCGTATTGAAGTTCCTTTTCCGTCATTATTATCACCTTTAAAAGATTCGGGTTTAGGGACTTTGGTGCTAGTGGATACCCCAGGGCCTAGCGAGGATAAGTCTTTAGATTTAGTGAATGTTGTCAAAGATAGACTTAAGGCGAGTTCTCTGGTTTTGGTGGTGGTGGACTATACGAAAATTGGACAAACAGATCCAGCAAAAGTTAAGAAATTGGTGGACGAAATTGCTGTGGTTAAGGGACGCGATCGCATTTATATCATCGTCAATAAAATTGATGCTCGTGATCCTAATAATCCTGAAGATTTAACTACTCAACAAATTTTAAATTTGGTTAAAACTAAATATGAAATTGATGATCCTCAAAATCGAGTTTTTGAAATGTCGGCTATTAAAGGATTTTTAGCTACTAATTTTCAGCGTGAGAAAGAGATTTATCAGTCAACAGAATTACGGAACAGCAAGAGTTTTGAAGTTCTTGGACAAAAGTATTATAACGATTCTTGGGAAGACCGAAAAGAGGATATTTCTTTATCAGAAATGGATAAAGTCGCTAATAAGTATTGGCAAAAGTCTGGATTTGCTGATTTTATGGAGAAGGCTATTACTCCTTTAGTACCTAGTATGATTACTATCAAGAGTACGTTAAATGAAAATAATGATAGATTTACTTCTTTTTCATCTTGTCTCAAGAAGTACAAGGAAATACTTGAGCGAGATATTCAACGTCTAGAGATTGAGATTAATCAATTAGAAATAGAAATTATAGCGATAAATTCACACATTACAAATATTTTTGAATTAAAAAAACATCAAATATTAAGCTTAAGAGAACTAAATGTTATTCTTGAAAAAGAGAGTCATAAATTGCATACAGAAATTTCCTCTCTTGCATATATTTTAATAGCAAAGGCAACACAGATTGCGAATAATCTCAAGAATTGGAGTACTGCGAATGGGATTGCGACTTTTTCACTTATGCCTGTTGGTATTTTGACAGAGTCAATGGTTATAGATCATCACAATAAAGAATTGGATAAGGAGTTATCCGTATTCCAAACTAACTATTCCGCAATTACTGAATGTTATTGCAATCAATTAACAAATAACTTACTTAATATGGTAAAGCAGATTATTGAGCGAATAAATAACAATTACTCAGGGCAAGATGAGTTAGTCCTTAGCGATGTACAAAAAAGATTCCATAATCACAAAATAGTGCGGTGTGATGTAGCTTCAGACACATATGGAAAGAATATTATATCCTATGAAAAATTAACATCACGATTGAAACTGAATCAAGTTCGCTTATATGGTTCAGGTATTGGCACTAAATTCGCGTATGTAAATAACTTGCTCTCGGATTGTAACAATACACTTGAAATTTTTCAGCAAATTGGACAGGATGCAATTAGTACCATAGAACGGAGTTTAACTAAAGATATTGATACTTTTACTCAACAGAGAGTGAGCCTTTTTCAAGAATATGAGATGAGTTTGCAGTCCACAATTCAGACAAACAAAAAAATTCAGAATGACTATACAATCACTGTAAGTCAGTACAAGCGACTTTTAGATAAAATTGCTAATTTGGAAATAGACTTAAAATATCAACAAGAATACATCAAACAACATTAA
- a CDS encoding YjcZ-like family protein, whose product MSLIYFNDFQRKEHEIPIITDKILVDLVNSIQVNDNLISFRQKRGLFGQFLDNLTGADRKRQIATDKNVNVAMQSLCSWVLDISNNLNVSNNAIVNIEERLAEIEEDLIEIEDKLIETRQVIRNHREEINLLKEMVNQLQSRVENHDHRILSLEQRADRKDVEIKIINAIAAWHSERTYKDFHWAIQVAFVTREIVDYALSDYERLITKDKDKQLRQSIIDQILAADKTIPDNYFSLIELLNLSYNKTSPENRELAGYLLEVESIFEQRIAKTPYLFTLGKALELAQQQQHQDPAKAAFELCRNSPNTRIYPATSKREFVERIVNETASDRLNSITLV is encoded by the coding sequence ATGTCACTTATTTACTTTAACGATTTTCAAAGAAAGGAGCATGAGATTCCTATTATTACTGATAAAATACTCGTAGATTTGGTCAATTCAATCCAAGTCAATGATAATCTAATTAGTTTTCGCCAAAAGCGAGGATTATTTGGACAGTTTTTAGATAACCTTACAGGAGCAGATCGAAAACGTCAAATTGCTACAGATAAAAATGTCAATGTAGCAATGCAATCTCTGTGCAGTTGGGTGTTAGATATTTCTAATAATTTGAACGTTAGTAATAACGCAATTGTCAACATTGAAGAAAGATTAGCAGAGATCGAAGAAGACTTAATAGAGATTGAAGACAAATTAATAGAAACTCGTCAAGTAATCCGTAACCATCGAGAGGAAATTAATTTACTCAAAGAGATGGTCAATCAACTACAATCCAGAGTTGAAAATCACGACCATCGGATTCTGAGTTTAGAGCAACGGGCTGATAGAAAAGACGTTGAAATTAAAATCATTAACGCGATCGCCGCCTGGCACTCAGAACGGACATATAAAGACTTTCATTGGGCGATTCAAGTTGCCTTTGTCACCCGTGAAATAGTAGATTATGCCCTCAGTGATTACGAAAGATTAATCACCAAAGATAAAGACAAACAACTGCGTCAAAGTATCATTGACCAAATACTTGCCGCCGACAAAACAATCCCCGACAACTATTTTTCATTAATCGAACTTCTCAACCTTTCCTATAACAAAACATCCCCAGAAAATCGAGAACTTGCGGGTTATTTGCTAGAAGTTGAATCTATTTTCGAACAAAGAATAGCGAAAACGCCCTATTTATTCACCCTCGGCAAAGCCCTAGAACTAGCCCAACAACAACAGCATCAAGACCCAGCCAAAGCCGCCTTTGAATTATGCCGTAACTCTCCTAATACTAGGATTTATCCCGCCACTAGCAAAAGAGAATTTGTGGAACGCATTGTCAACGAAACGGCCAGCGATAGATTAAACTCGATAACATTAGTGTAA
- a CDS encoding XisI protein, translating to MDNSLNYAEIIKKTVNAATIDQPSLQAIKLYPVCDAESGHFLILATGRDKQCWMDSILFHARLIEKDNCDRQIIIEEDNFEEGLVDALIEAGIKKEDIVTSWQQAIAVNQ from the coding sequence ATGGATAACTCACTAAACTATGCTGAAATAATCAAAAAAACAGTGAATGCTGCCACCATTGATCAACCGAGTCTGCAAGCAATCAAACTTTATCCAGTTTGTGATGCTGAGTCTGGACATTTTCTAATTCTTGCCACAGGTCGGGATAAACAGTGTTGGATGGATAGCATCCTGTTTCATGCGCGACTAATCGAAAAAGATAACTGCGATCGCCAAATCATCATCGAAGAAGACAACTTTGAAGAAGGATTAGTTGATGCCCTCATCGAAGCAGGAATCAAAAAAGAAGATATTGTCACCAGTTGGCAACAAGCGATCGCAGTGAATCAATAA
- a CDS encoding DUF86 domain-containing protein, translated as MSRSLKLYCDDILMSCGKVLRYTQGLDDNSFFADELRFDAVIRNLLVIGEAVKQIPPEIRNEYPHIKWRKIAGLRDILVHAYFSLEDEIIWDIIQTKISPLKSAILIIISQEF; from the coding sequence ATGTCGCGTAGCTTAAAACTTTATTGTGATGATATTTTAATGAGTTGTGGTAAAGTTCTCCGTTATACTCAAGGATTAGATGATAATAGTTTTTTTGCTGATGAATTAAGATTTGATGCGGTAATTAGAAATTTATTAGTGATTGGGGAAGCGGTTAAACAAATCCCTCCAGAAATAAGAAATGAATATCCACATATTAAATGGCGCAAAATTGCTGGATTGAGAGATATTTTAGTTCATGCTTATTTTTCCTTGGAAGATGAGATTATTTGGGATATTATTCAAACTAAAATTAGTCCTCTGAAATCAGCAATTTTGATTATTATTTCCCAAGAATTTTAA